A genomic segment from Triticum dicoccoides isolate Atlit2015 ecotype Zavitan chromosome 1A, WEW_v2.0, whole genome shotgun sequence encodes:
- the LOC119292877 gene encoding protein WHAT'S THIS FACTOR 1 homolog, chloroplastic-like, which produces MEAKLLLLSFPSPPAAPHHPPPPKSLFLGASLPLHPLAAAPPPPPLRIRPRLAVLAQAAAVKRRKEVPFDNVIQRDKKLKLVLKLRNILVSHPDRVMSLRDLGRFRRDLGLTRKRRLIALLKRFPGVFEIVEEGVYSLRFRLTPAAERLYLDELYLRNESEGLAVAKLRKLLMMSLDRRILIERIAHLKNDLGLPSNFHDTICLRYPQYFRVVRMDRGPALELTEWDPELAVSAAEMAEEENRAREAEERNLIIDRPLRFNRVKLPKGLKVSRGEARRIEKFREMPYISPYADFSHLPSGSPEKEKHACGVVHEILSLTLEKRTLVDHLTHFREEFRFSQSLRGMLIRHPDMFYVSLKGDRDSVFLREAYKNSQLIEKSHLVLLKEKMRALVAVPRFPRRGGPRTGEETEGPNGAAQGYNEGSDMEDDEDDDFSDMEDLIGELGGKSDNSGYRWGDGWVGESDGSPPDFGDGDDSSPQEVEAPKAKSNAANDANDDSSVPVFPDGRQRERW; this is translated from the exons ATGGAGGCCAAGCTGCTGCTCCTCTCCTTCCCCTCCCCGCCGGCCGCCCCCCACCACCCGCCGCCCCCCAAATCCCTATTCCTCGGCGC CTCCCTCCCGCTCCACCCgctggccgccgcgccgccgccgccgccgctgcgcatCCGCCCCCGTCTGGCCGTCCTGGCGCAGGCGGCCGCCGTGAAGCGCCGCAAGGAGGTGCCTTTCGACAACGTGATCCAGCGGGACAAGAAGCTGAAGCTGGTCCTCAAGCTGCGCAACATCCTCGTGTCCCACCCGGACCGGGTCATGAGCCTGCGCGACCTCGGCCGCTTCCGCCGCGACCTGGGGCTCACCCGCAAGCGCCGCCTCATCGCGCTCCTCAAGCGCTTCCCGGGCGTCTTCGAGATCGTGGAGGAGGGCGTCTACTCGCTGCGGTTCCGCCTCACCCCCGCCGCCGAGCGCCTCTACCTCGACGAGCTCTACCTCCGCAACGAGTCCGAGGGCCTCGCCGTCGCCAAGCTCCGCAAGCTGCTCATGATGTCGCTCGACCGCCGCATCCTCATCGAGCGGATCGCGCACCTCAAGAACGACCTCGGCCTGCCCTCCAACTTCCACGACACCATCTGCCTCAGGTACCCGCAGTACTTCCGCGTCGTCAGGATGGACAGAGGGCCCGCGCTGGAGCTCACGGAATGGGACCCCGAGCTGGCCGTGTCCGCCGCCGAGATGGCAGAGGAGGAGAATCGGGCCAGGGAGGCCGAGGAGAGGAATTTGATAATTGACCGGCCGCTCAGGTTCAACCGTGTGAAGCTGCCCAAGGGGCTGAAGGTGTCGCGGGGAGAGGCGCGGAGGATCGAGAAATTCAGAGAAATGCCGTACATTTCGCCTTACGCCGACTTCTCGCACCTGCCGTCGGGGTCCCCTGAGAAGGAGAAGCATGCCTGTGGGGTGGTTCATGAgattctaagcctgacacttgagaAGCGCACGCTGGTTGACCATCTGACTCATTTCCGGGAGGAGTTCCGGTTCTCGCAGTCTCTGCGGGGAATGCTCATTCGCCACCCTGACATGTTCTATGTGTCACTCAAGGGAGATAGGGACTCCGTGTTCCTCCGTGAGGCGTACAAGAACTCGCAGCTGATCGAGAAGAGCCATCTGGTGTTGCTTAAGGAGAAGATGAGGGCTCTTGTTGCGGTTCCACGCTTCCCTCGGCGTGGTGGGCCTAGGACTGGTGAGGAGACAGAGGGACCCAATGGTGCTGCGCAAGGGTATAATGAAGGAAGCGACATGGAAGATGACGAAGACGATGATTTTTCAGACATGGAAGATTTGATTGGGGAACTTGGTGGCAAATCTGACAACAGCGGCTACCGCTGGGGTGATGGCTGGGTTGGCGAGAGTGATGGCTCGCCACCGGACTTTGGAGATGGTGATGACTCAAGTCCACAAGAAGTCGAGGCACCAAAAGCAAAGAGTAATGCAGCCAATGATGCCAACGACGACTCGTCTGTTCCTGTATTTCCTGACGGCAGACAACGGGAACGGTGGTAA